In Arthrobacter sp. PAMC25284, a single genomic region encodes these proteins:
- a CDS encoding YHYH protein, giving the protein MISSPPHALRRPSAVAGLLSVVALFASSCSSPGTTTDATTTEASATATQSAAASTGVDLTLFKAGAVVGDPSTVDCTLSGGAETTCYEITISGYPTDHEVGPFCPETITTGADKAGIWFDGEGVYDLDGEFIANLAEKYNDSGWQMYDENGNVFVTDTAEAFEAAARPDVDPAYQNYCIEGSVDYLENGEPITSTVLIPTSPVAAAAPSEPQGNQGVTLDGVIIAASAPVDAILGAYTIASFDDCGGHFNPFEGYHLHGATGCSETGTASEGETAMFGYAMDGYPVHSPYSEAELANVQLDECNGHTTEAEGYHYHANSAAKNQVIQCLVGQTVAGEGDGGGPPAGGVPAGGAPGNN; this is encoded by the coding sequence ATGATTTCATCTCCTCCCCATGCACTTCGTCGCCCGTCCGCGGTTGCCGGCCTGCTTTCAGTCGTTGCCCTCTTCGCCTCTTCATGCTCCTCGCCCGGTACGACCACGGACGCCACGACAACCGAGGCCTCCGCGACCGCCACGCAATCCGCCGCGGCATCAACCGGCGTTGACCTGACGCTGTTCAAGGCCGGTGCAGTTGTTGGCGATCCGTCCACGGTGGACTGCACGCTGAGTGGAGGCGCCGAGACAACCTGCTACGAGATCACGATCTCCGGCTATCCCACGGACCATGAGGTCGGACCGTTCTGCCCCGAAACCATCACCACGGGCGCGGACAAGGCCGGTATCTGGTTCGACGGCGAAGGCGTCTACGACCTCGACGGGGAGTTCATCGCGAACCTTGCTGAGAAGTACAACGACAGCGGTTGGCAGATGTACGACGAAAACGGCAACGTCTTCGTGACTGATACTGCAGAAGCCTTCGAAGCCGCAGCGCGCCCCGACGTCGATCCGGCGTACCAGAACTACTGCATTGAAGGCAGCGTGGACTATCTGGAGAACGGTGAGCCCATCACGTCCACCGTCCTGATCCCGACGAGCCCCGTGGCCGCTGCGGCCCCGAGCGAACCTCAGGGAAACCAGGGCGTCACGCTGGACGGTGTGATCATCGCCGCCTCGGCGCCGGTCGACGCCATCCTCGGGGCTTACACGATCGCATCATTCGACGATTGCGGCGGCCACTTCAACCCGTTCGAGGGTTACCACCTGCACGGGGCAACGGGATGCTCCGAGACCGGAACGGCCAGCGAGGGCGAAACCGCCATGTTCGGCTACGCCATGGACGGTTACCCCGTGCACAGCCCGTACAGCGAAGCTGAACTTGCGAACGTCCAACTGGACGAATGCAACGGACACACCACCGAGGCCGAGGGTTACCACTATCACGCGAACTCCGCCGCAAAAAACCAGGTGATCCAGTGCCTGGTCGGTCAAACCGTCGCCGGTGAAGGGGATGGTGGTGGTCCCCCGGCCGGAGGCGTGCCCGCGGGCGGTGCGCCCGGCAACAACTGA
- a CDS encoding HupE/UreJ family protein has translation MANKVLWRPAPHRWAAALLGLAATGILLAAAPAAYAHDETSDALSLAVEENRIVGTALVEYTDLGFKDTSGDGLLDESEFKEQQSAVSAGLVSTARERVELVVNGTEMSIVGAGLSFPEKDTGTASADVGLAFVSGPFDGGLSQLAFSWGFNSPGDTVVVSDADSAVVGQLSDDGTVTFTLDTWATATSFLRQGVEHIRLGLDHTLFLVVLTLGVVGTQITRATAWRVVKLVTAFTVGHAVSLCLAYFSLLPVPAQIVEPAIGLSIAGVAALVVRSKLGTHPWWIAGVVGLVHGLGFASSLADLGLATADHAVALLTFNLGIDLAQVAVVGIVMASYALLGRLLPRRVEFVRLAVCVAIGAVGPVLDSDATHPVMIGLRDVLPTGESSTSGKCQRNGINPLPGLKRVIRIGRSPNGR, from the coding sequence GTGGCAAATAAAGTATTGTGGCGGCCCGCGCCACACCGGTGGGCCGCCGCGTTGCTCGGACTCGCCGCAACAGGCATCCTCCTCGCGGCGGCGCCGGCTGCGTACGCCCACGATGAAACGAGCGACGCACTGTCCCTTGCTGTTGAGGAAAACCGCATTGTGGGCACTGCGCTGGTCGAGTACACGGACCTCGGGTTCAAGGACACCTCAGGCGACGGGCTGCTCGACGAGTCCGAGTTCAAGGAGCAGCAGTCTGCAGTCTCCGCGGGCCTCGTATCTACCGCGCGTGAACGGGTCGAGCTTGTAGTCAACGGGACCGAAATGTCGATAGTCGGGGCCGGTCTCTCCTTTCCTGAAAAGGACACCGGCACAGCATCGGCGGACGTCGGACTCGCCTTCGTCTCTGGACCGTTCGACGGCGGGTTGTCGCAACTGGCGTTCTCCTGGGGCTTCAACTCGCCGGGTGACACGGTGGTGGTTTCCGATGCAGACAGTGCGGTCGTAGGACAACTCAGCGACGACGGCACGGTCACGTTCACGCTCGACACGTGGGCCACCGCAACGTCTTTCCTCCGGCAAGGTGTCGAACACATTCGGCTCGGGCTCGACCACACGCTTTTCCTCGTGGTGCTGACGCTCGGCGTGGTGGGTACGCAAATCACCCGCGCCACGGCATGGCGCGTCGTCAAGCTCGTCACAGCCTTCACGGTCGGCCACGCAGTGAGCCTCTGCCTGGCATATTTCAGCTTGCTTCCCGTGCCTGCGCAGATTGTCGAACCTGCCATTGGGCTGTCGATCGCCGGCGTCGCCGCCCTCGTGGTGCGTTCGAAACTGGGAACGCATCCCTGGTGGATCGCGGGCGTGGTTGGCTTGGTGCACGGACTGGGCTTTGCGTCGAGTCTCGCCGATCTCGGGCTGGCGACGGCGGACCACGCCGTCGCCCTCCTGACCTTCAACCTCGGGATCGACCTCGCGCAGGTCGCCGTCGTGGGCATCGTTATGGCTTCCTATGCCCTGCTGGGGAGGCTCCTTCCGCGCCGGGTCGAATTCGTCCGGCTTGCCGTCTGCGTCGCGATTGGCGCCGTGGGCCCTGTTCTGGACAGTGACGCGACTCATCCCGTGATGATCGGCCTACGGGACGTGCTGCCCACCGGCGAATCATCGACATCAGGTAAATGTCAGAGGAATGGAATCAATCCACTCCCCGGACTCAAACGCGTCATCC